A window of Clostridium botulinum BKT015925 contains these coding sequences:
- a CDS encoding FRG domain-containing protein: MNEIRINNFQQFHNALAKYKDDTEWIFRGQGKASWKLVPKAGRHPYNKANDEKFFLAWKRRATEFIDIEKYDDWNLLAIAQHYGFATRLLDWTHNPLIAGYFAVSKYYDSDAVIYAYLNHKSVFAQNNNLFSHRGIYKFMPNGDIQRIVRQCATFTVHGPATISLDENIEHNCCLEKIIIDKKYRKELLFDLSYYGVNRLSLFPDLDGLSVYMNWHMQKDNS, encoded by the coding sequence TAATTTTCAACAATTTCATAATGCATTAGCTAAATATAAAGATGATACGGAGTGGATATTTAGAGGACAAGGAAAAGCTTCTTGGAAGTTAGTGCCTAAGGCAGGAAGACATCCTTATAATAAGGCTAATGATGAGAAGTTTTTTTTAGCATGGAAAAGAAGAGCAACAGAATTTATAGATATAGAAAAATATGATGATTGGAATTTACTTGCGATAGCACAGCATTATGGTTTTGCAACTAGACTATTAGATTGGACACATAATCCTTTAATTGCAGGATACTTTGCAGTTAGCAAATATTATGATTCGGATGCAGTAATATATGCGTATTTAAATCATAAATCTGTTTTTGCACAAAATAATAACTTATTTAGTCATAGGGGAATATATAAGTTTATGCCAAATGGAGATATTCAGAGAATAGTTAGACAATGTGCAACTTTTACTGTACACGGACCAGCTACTATATCTTTGGATGAAAATATTGAGCATAATTGTTGCTTAGAAAAAATTATAATTGATAAAAAGTATAGAAAAGAATTATTATTTGATCTATCTTATTATGGAGTTAATAGATTGTCTTTATTTCCTGATTTAGATGGATTAAGTGTATATATGAATTGGCATATGCAAAAGGATAATTCATAG
- a CDS encoding methyl-accepting chemotaxis protein, whose product MEERELIHQQNKLLVKLIWPSLLVGFILFLVLKLQISQILILLSIGGAICTIMTFLTVRKIFVVQTMYAFIIGMTIFSYVLFEYIPYASMYTVIFFALIVISLYQDIKATIITGILVLILNNYLYFISKAQFMVRESIQGIITYNLMIMVILGVLIVQQKFNKSLREKNIEAEKEALVAKDQIESILIDIKKSVDGFLKFNQNLKISIIDTKDISSKLSDVFNEITKSIESQANSLNEINNSVMNNEERMDTLVNASNVMNDASTSTLKFVKGGTSEVEQLSQNMIQLKNIMDSTRDNTRKLDENSIKVEDILKLINSLAEQTNLLALNAAIEAARAGEHGRGFAVVAEEIRKLAENSTSSVKEISDILENIQTQAKDADSATDSAQNILLSNMESLEKVQENFISINSSSESVVKEANEVNEFIKQLNEISVNIGKEISTISAITEENTSVIEDTLNSVTKQNNAVNAMINVYDEFNESIENLQKLFE is encoded by the coding sequence ATGGAGGAAAGAGAATTAATTCATCAACAAAATAAGTTATTAGTAAAATTAATATGGCCATCTTTATTAGTGGGATTTATTTTGTTTTTAGTATTGAAATTACAAATTTCACAGATATTAATTTTATTAAGCATAGGGGGAGCTATATGTACTATAATGACATTTTTAACTGTTAGAAAAATATTTGTAGTACAAACAATGTATGCATTTATTATTGGTATGACCATATTCTCATACGTATTATTTGAGTATATACCGTATGCATCTATGTATACTGTTATATTCTTTGCACTAATTGTAATTTCTTTATATCAAGATATTAAAGCAACAATAATTACAGGAATTTTAGTTTTAATATTAAATAACTATCTCTATTTTATAAGTAAGGCTCAATTTATGGTTCGAGAATCTATACAAGGTATTATAACATACAATTTGATGATAATGGTAATTCTAGGGGTCTTAATAGTACAACAAAAATTCAATAAAAGCTTAAGGGAAAAAAATATAGAAGCTGAAAAAGAAGCTTTAGTGGCTAAGGATCAAATAGAATCAATTTTAATAGATATAAAAAAATCAGTGGATGGTTTTCTAAAATTTAATCAAAACTTAAAGATAAGTATAATTGATACAAAGGATATATCTAGCAAACTAAGTGATGTATTTAATGAAATTACTAAGAGTATAGAATCACAGGCTAATAGTCTTAATGAAATAAATAATTCGGTTATGAATAATGAAGAAAGAATGGACACTCTTGTTAATGCATCAAATGTAATGAATGATGCTTCAACTAGTACATTGAAATTTGTTAAGGGTGGTACTAGTGAAGTAGAGCAATTATCTCAAAATATGATACAATTAAAAAATATTATGGATTCGACACGAGACAATACAAGAAAATTAGATGAAAATTCTATAAAGGTAGAAGATATATTAAAGCTAATAAATAGTTTAGCAGAACAAACGAATTTATTAGCTTTGAATGCTGCAATAGAGGCTGCAAGAGCTGGAGAACATGGCAGGGGATTTGCTGTGGTTGCTGAAGAAATAAGAAAGCTCGCAGAAAATTCAACTTCTTCTGTTAAGGAAATTTCAGATATATTAGAAAATATACAAACACAAGCTAAAGATGCAGATTCAGCTACAGATTCAGCACAAAATATATTACTATCAAATATGGAGTCATTAGAGAAAGTACAAGAGAATTTTATTAGTATAAATTCAAGTAGTGAAAGTGTAGTTAAAGAAGCTAATGAAGTCAATGAATTTATAAAACAACTAAATGAGATTTCTGTTAATATTGGTAAAGAGATATCTACGATATCAGCAATTACTGAAGAAAATACTTCTGTAATAGAGGATACATTGAATTCTGTAACAAAACAAAATAATGCAGTAAATGCCATGATTAATGTTTATGATGAATTTAATGAATCTATAGAAAATTTACAAAAACTATTTGAGTAA
- a CDS encoding DUF4250 domain-containing protein produces the protein MRNLNRERMLSMDPYMLLSFINTKLRDEFSSLEYFCDDFDISVDEIKEKLSSIGYEYNLQNNQFKLA, from the coding sequence GTGAGAAATTTGAATAGAGAAAGAATGCTATCTATGGATCCATATATGTTATTAAGTTTTATAAATACAAAGTTAAGAGATGAATTTAGTAGTTTAGAATACTTTTGTGATGATTTTGATATAAGTGTTGATGAAATTAAAGAAAAGTTGTCATCTATAGGATACGAGTATAATTTACAAAATAACCAATTTAAGCTTGCATAA
- a CDS encoding metallophosphoesterase family protein yields MKDYKIGVISDTHGLLRHEVLEIFKEVDIIIHAGDVGNSSIIQQLKDIAPVVVVRGNCDGGELGYILKKTEVAQVGKAIIYVLHNLDELDLEPKEAGFNIVISGHSHMPRNESIDGVMYFNPGSAGPRRFKLPISLGMIYVNDDEIRGEFIEIPAK; encoded by the coding sequence ATGAAAGATTATAAAATAGGAGTAATTTCAGATACTCATGGATTACTAAGACATGAGGTATTAGAGATATTTAAAGAAGTAGATATAATTATACATGCGGGGGATGTTGGTAATTCATCTATAATACAACAATTAAAAGATATAGCTCCTGTTGTTGTAGTTAGGGGTAACTGCGATGGTGGAGAACTTGGGTATATATTAAAAAAAACAGAGGTGGCACAAGTAGGAAAAGCAATTATTTATGTATTACATAATTTAGACGAGTTAGATTTAGAACCTAAGGAAGCAGGTTTTAATATAGTGATTAGCGGACATTCACATATGCCTCGTAATGAAAGTATTGATGGAGTAATGTATTTCAATCCAGGTAGTGCAGGACCGCGTAGATTTAAATTGCCTATATCTCTTGGAATGATCTATGTTAATGATGATGAGATAAGAGGAGAATTTATAGAAATTCCAGCTAAATAA
- the lysA gene encoding diaminopimelate decarboxylase, with product MKVFGTMKIIHNELYVGGVKSKILANKYKTPLYVMDEELIRDNCRRYIKGFKAHQGINKVAYAGKAFLTLAMCQLIKEEGMCLDVVSGGELYTAYKGNFPMEKVYFHGNNKTLEEIDMGVKFGVGRFVADNFYEIENINKIAKKHNKIQKIILRITPGIEAHTHDYIKTGQIDSKFGFTLLQNQTLKAVEMANDFSNIEFVGFHCHIGSQIFEIEPYKDEVKIMLSLIKEVNDKLGCKIKELDLGGGFGIYYGKGDCPKKIEEFCEAILQEADKVSKELDIEVPALVIEPGRSIVGNAGTTLYTIGSIKEIPEIRKYVSVDGGMTDNIRPALYRANYECLVANNVNANSKEKVTISGKCCESGDILLENVKVSHAESGDILAVLSTGAYGYSMSSNYNKIPRSAVVFVKNGKSKLICKRQSYDDLIYGELQL from the coding sequence ATGAAAGTATTTGGAACTATGAAAATTATACACAATGAATTGTATGTAGGTGGTGTAAAATCAAAAATATTAGCAAATAAATATAAGACACCACTATATGTAATGGATGAGGAATTAATAAGAGATAATTGTAGAAGATATATTAAAGGATTTAAAGCTCATCAAGGTATTAATAAAGTTGCTTATGCAGGAAAGGCATTTTTGACACTGGCTATGTGTCAATTAATTAAAGAAGAGGGAATGTGTCTTGATGTGGTATCTGGTGGAGAACTGTATACTGCATATAAAGGTAACTTTCCCATGGAAAAGGTATATTTCCACGGAAATAATAAAACTTTAGAAGAAATTGACATGGGAGTTAAATTTGGAGTAGGAAGGTTTGTTGCGGATAATTTTTATGAGATAGAGAATATAAACAAAATAGCTAAAAAACATAACAAGATTCAAAAGATAATTTTAAGAATAACACCAGGTATAGAAGCACATACTCATGATTATATAAAAACAGGTCAAATAGATTCTAAATTTGGGTTTACATTACTTCAAAATCAGACATTAAAAGCGGTAGAAATGGCAAATGATTTTTCTAATATAGAATTTGTAGGATTTCATTGTCATATAGGTTCTCAAATATTTGAAATAGAGCCTTATAAAGATGAAGTTAAAATAATGCTTTCGCTAATAAAAGAAGTAAATGATAAGTTAGGATGTAAGATAAAAGAATTAGATTTAGGCGGTGGATTTGGGATTTACTATGGTAAAGGAGATTGTCCTAAAAAAATCGAAGAATTTTGTGAAGCTATTTTACAAGAGGCAGATAAGGTTTCAAAGGAATTAGATATAGAGGTACCTGCTTTGGTTATAGAGCCAGGGAGATCTATAGTTGGTAATGCTGGAACTACTCTTTATACCATAGGATCAATAAAAGAGATACCTGAAATAAGAAAATATGTTTCAGTTGATGGTGGAATGACAGACAATATTAGACCTGCATTGTATAGAGCTAATTATGAATGTTTAGTTGCTAATAATGTTAATGCGAATTCAAAAGAGAAAGTAACAATATCAGGGAAATGTTGTGAGTCAGGAGATATTTTACTGGAGAATGTAAAAGTATCACATGCCGAAAGTGGAGATATACTTGCGGTTCTAAGTACAGGTGCATATGGATATTCTATGTCTAGTAATTATAATAAAATACCAAGATCAGCAGTTGTGTTTGTTAAAAATGGAAAGAGTAAATTGATTTGTAAAAGACAATCTTATGATGATTTAATTTATGGTGAATTACAACTATAA